A stretch of the Arvicola amphibius chromosome 8, mArvAmp1.2, whole genome shotgun sequence genome encodes the following:
- the Mff gene encoding LOW QUALITY PROTEIN: mitochondrial fission factor (The sequence of the model RefSeq protein was modified relative to this genomic sequence to represent the inferred CDS: deleted 1 base in 1 codon) gives MSKRTGSDTPLGRVSGAAFPSPTAAEMAEISRIQYEMEYTEGISQRMRVPEKLKVAPANADLEQGFQEGVPNAGVIMQVPERIVVTGNNEDNSFSRPADLDLIQSTPFKPLALKTPPRVLTLSERPLDFLDLERPPPTPQNEEIRAVGRLKRERSMSENAVRQNGQLVRNDSIVTPSPPQTRVCPPHMLPEDGASLSSARGILSLIQSSTRRAYQQILDVLDENRSVRRQNEIRCERPVLRGGSAAATSNPHHDNVRYGIFQTLDAAIEGSISTDMTVVDASFIKYIIKLNRRLQLLEEENKERAKREMVMYSITVAFWLLNSWLWFRR, from the exons ATGAGTAAGAGAACGGGCAGTGACACACCACTAGGAAG GGTGAGTGGGGCAGCATTTCCTTCTCCCACTGCTGCTGAGATGGCAGAAATTAGTCGAATTCAGTATGAAATGGAATACACCGAAGGTATTAGTCAGCGAATGAGGGTCCCGGAAAAATTAAAAGTGGCGCCAGCAAATGCTGACCTGGAACAAGGATTTCAAGAAGGAGTTCCCAATGCCGGTGTTATTATGCAAGTCCCAGAGAGGATCGTTGTTACAG GAAATAATGAAGACAATTCATTTTCAAGACCAGCAGATCTTGACCTTATCCAATCCACTCCCTTTAAACCTCTGGCACTGAAAACACCACCACGAGTGCTCACACTGAGTGAAAGGCCGCTAGATTTTCTGGATTTAGAAAGACCACCTCCAACTCCTCAAAATGAAGAA ATCCGAGCAGTTGGCAGGCTAAAAAGAGAACGTTCTATGAGTGAGAATGCTGTTCGCCAGAATGGACAGCTGGTCAGAAACGATTCCAT TGTGACACCATCGCCACCACAGACTCGGGTCTGTCCTCCCCATATGCTACCTGAAGATGGAGCTAGTCTTTCCTCTGCCCGTGGCATTTTGTCGCTTATCCAGTCTTCTACCCGTAGGGCTTACCAGCAGATCTTGGATGTGCTGGATGAAAATCGCAG TGTGAGAAGACAAAATGAGATACGTTGTGAAAG ACCTGTGTTGCGTGGTGGGTCAGCTGCCGCCACTTCTAATCCTCATCATGACAACGTCAG GTATGGCATTTTTCAAACATTAGATGCAGCCATT GAAGGTAGCATCAGTACCGACATGACTGTGGTAGATGCCAGCTTCATTAAGTAC ataatcaaattaaatagacGTCTGCAACTTCTAGAAGAGGAGAATAAAGAACGTGCTAAAAGAGAAATGGTCATGTATTCAATTACTGTAGCATTCTGGCTGCTTAATAGCTGGCTCTGGTTTCGACGCTAG